From the Leptospira licerasiae serovar Varillal str. VAR 010 genome, one window contains:
- a CDS encoding LIC_20087 family outer membrane protein produces the protein MTYDSKSLPKRKRSFFRKTFPSLLQVIFPFVASLSVIYGENSSTFFWDSFDNFSKNKALFSQKETSGQTEEKEEHKVQFFSSLTFKYPYEMKVFREYIPTESASFDSIPGLPNKLPNQPRILLQKREFFALYPALGREEVFVMAMSMGQNKENKSEAYVGANTERRAFDSLTDVRATSSVLPGLGSNLSRGLDNQAGNLLFGYLLGRAGIQMDLGWRMAGNNVGLAIPESAKSSIGISYSLISNSSSLNKMDFFLQVSGIKRFNDKSLLQIETPQAFRGWQQGYEYYVNPGFSISTKNLSFEGLVRLPLHQPFPNTDGLLTPEIQGMLGVKYKFSDSSPNLQK, from the coding sequence ATGACATATGATTCCAAATCTCTTCCTAAACGTAAGCGCTCGTTCTTTAGAAAGACCTTCCCTTCTCTCTTGCAGGTGATTTTTCCTTTTGTCGCGAGCCTATCCGTAATCTACGGAGAGAACAGTTCTACTTTTTTCTGGGATTCTTTCGACAACTTTTCCAAAAATAAGGCCTTATTTTCCCAAAAGGAAACTTCCGGCCAAACGGAAGAGAAGGAAGAGCACAAGGTCCAGTTTTTTTCCTCCCTTACATTCAAATATCCTTATGAAATGAAAGTATTTCGGGAATATATTCCGACCGAGTCCGCATCTTTTGATTCCATTCCTGGGTTGCCTAACAAATTACCAAACCAACCTAGGATACTTTTACAGAAAAGAGAGTTTTTCGCTTTGTATCCGGCGCTTGGAAGAGAAGAAGTTTTTGTAATGGCTATGAGTATGGGCCAGAACAAGGAAAATAAATCCGAAGCTTATGTAGGAGCGAATACGGAAAGAAGGGCATTCGATTCTCTGACAGATGTGAGAGCCACTTCTTCCGTTTTACCTGGTTTAGGCTCTAACCTTTCCAGAGGTTTAGACAACCAAGCCGGGAATTTACTCTTCGGATACTTACTCGGAAGAGCAGGCATCCAAATGGACCTGGGCTGGAGAATGGCCGGAAATAACGTCGGTTTGGCGATACCTGAGTCTGCCAAATCCTCTATCGGGATAAGTTATTCATTGATCTCGAATTCCAGCAGTTTGAATAAGATGGATTTTTTCTTACAAGTTTCCGGCATCAAAAGATTTAACGATAAAAGTCTTTTACAAATTGAAACACCTCAGGCTTTCAGAGGCTGGCAACAAGGTTACGAATATTACGTGAACCCAGGGTTTTCGATCTCCACAAAAAACCTGAGCTTCGAAGGTTTAGTACGTTTACCTCTCCATCAACCGTTCCCAAATACGGACGGACTACTCACTCCTGAGATCCAAGGTATGCTGGGAGTAAAATACAAATTTTCGGATAGTTCCCCTAATTTACAAAAATAA
- a CDS encoding DUF3157 family protein, giving the protein MKKIKFLLLFCAATATLADEVVYTKTGQKVILKENFTWQYAPEPKVDPSKKSNSTRAILKAADQTSLIKSKSGVYSVFYNSALWTSVTENHEFAEFHFVNQARTGNAMVIYEGLEIPLESFPELVLLNVVKTDPDARIINIEDCSVNGVPGKIVTYTAQIKGLRFIFYSFLASGNFGSVQFSTFTLESQFEKEKANFEKVISGFVLN; this is encoded by the coding sequence GTGAAAAAAATCAAGTTTCTACTCTTATTCTGCGCTGCTACTGCCACATTAGCCGATGAAGTGGTTTATACCAAAACAGGCCAAAAGGTGATCCTCAAAGAAAATTTCACCTGGCAATACGCGCCAGAGCCGAAAGTAGATCCTTCTAAAAAATCGAATTCGACCAGAGCCATTTTGAAAGCTGCGGACCAAACGAGTCTTATCAAAAGTAAATCGGGAGTATATTCTGTTTTCTATAATTCCGCTCTATGGACAAGTGTGACCGAAAACCATGAGTTTGCAGAATTCCATTTTGTAAACCAAGCAAGAACCGGAAACGCGATGGTGATCTATGAAGGTTTAGAAATACCTCTGGAATCATTTCCTGAATTAGTTTTATTGAATGTAGTAAAAACGGACCCGGATGCTAGGATCATAAACATAGAGGATTGTTCTGTAAACGGAGTACCGGGAAAGATCGTAACATATACGGCCCAAATCAAAGGCCTTAGATTTATTTTTTATTCTTTTTTAGCCAGTGGTAATTTCGGTTCCGTTCAGTTCTCTACTTTTACTCTGGAAAGCCAATTTGAGAAAGAGAAGGCGAATTTTGAGAAGGTAATTTCCGGATTTGTTTTGAATTGA